One genomic window of Candidatus Didemnitutus sp. includes the following:
- a CDS encoding alanine racemase, which yields MSSVFPTRSSSSLEQLATPCLVLERGKLAHNLAHLAATAAIKGVRFRPHLKTAKSADIGHLAAPPPEGAITVSTLREAEYFAHHGWRDIFYAVGLGPGKLARAAALAHGGVDLAVIVDHVAAAHALRECARTERVSFRVLIEIDSGDRRGGLPPESNELVLVAQELGPLFAGVATHGGFSYAERDAAGFAHAAALEAEALRVAAARLHAAGFPCAMLSLGSSPTAVAVADLAGITELRAGVYMFWDCYQAGIGACRYDDIALSVLTEVIGRPAHRPNEFLIDAGSFALSKDTATAALSPEKNAGYGFVCDLDGQLLPGLRVQRTWQEHGLVVSDHPLAPETFPIGTRLRILPNHACPTAAAHDRYFVVNGSRDLVAEWPRVNGW from the coding sequence ATGAGCTCCGTCTTTCCGACCCGATCGTCCTCTTCGCTCGAGCAACTGGCCACGCCCTGCCTCGTCCTCGAACGCGGCAAACTCGCGCACAATCTTGCGCACCTCGCCGCGACCGCCGCCATCAAGGGCGTGCGCTTCCGTCCGCACCTCAAGACGGCGAAGAGCGCCGACATCGGCCACCTCGCCGCCCCGCCGCCCGAAGGTGCGATCACCGTTTCCACACTGCGCGAAGCGGAATACTTCGCGCATCACGGCTGGCGCGACATTTTCTACGCTGTCGGCCTCGGCCCGGGAAAACTGGCGCGCGCGGCGGCCTTGGCGCACGGCGGCGTCGACCTGGCGGTCATTGTCGACCACGTCGCTGCCGCGCACGCGCTGCGCGAATGCGCGCGCACCGAACGCGTGAGCTTCCGCGTGTTGATCGAGATCGACAGCGGGGACCGCCGCGGCGGCCTGCCACCGGAAAGCAACGAACTCGTGCTCGTCGCCCAGGAACTCGGACCACTCTTTGCCGGCGTCGCGACGCACGGCGGATTTTCCTACGCAGAACGCGATGCGGCCGGCTTCGCGCACGCCGCCGCCCTCGAAGCCGAAGCGCTGCGCGTCGCCGCCGCTCGCCTCCACGCCGCCGGTTTCCCGTGCGCGATGCTCAGCCTCGGCTCCAGCCCGACCGCTGTCGCCGTCGCCGACCTCGCCGGCATCACCGAGCTGCGCGCGGGCGTCTACATGTTTTGGGACTGCTACCAGGCCGGCATCGGCGCGTGCCGTTACGACGACATCGCGCTCAGTGTGCTCACGGAAGTGATCGGGCGTCCCGCGCATCGTCCCAACGAATTTCTGATCGATGCCGGCTCGTTCGCGCTCTCGAAGGACACCGCGACCGCCGCACTCTCGCCCGAGAAAAATGCCGGCTACGGCTTCGTCTGCGACCTCGACGGGCAGCTGCTCCCCGGCCTGCGCGTGCAGCGCACGTGGCAGGAACACGGCTTGGTCGTGAGCGATCACCCGCTCGCGCCGGAGACATTCCCGATCGGCACGCGCCTGCGCATCCTGCCGAACCACGCCTGCCCGACCGCCGCCGCACACGACCGCTATTTCGTCGTCAACGGCAGCCGCGATCTCGTCGCCGAATGGCCGCGCGTGAACGGTTGGTGA
- a CDS encoding MFS transporter: MNVLFALSVAHLLNDTFQAMLPAIYPLLKDSYHLTFTQIGLITLTYQLTGSMLQPVVGYFTDRRPQPFSLPVGMTFTLGGMALLSQAHTFSLMALAAGMMGVGSSVFHPEASRVARMASGGRHGFAQSLFQVGGNFGTSLGPLLAAAVIIPRGQAHILWFTLVALGGIALLTRIGQWYRANMHRLKVRPAAHGDFVPVKLSRGKVAWALVVLVALIFSKYFYLISLTNYYTFYLIGKFGVSVQLSQVYLFVFLFAVAAGTIIGGPVGDRIGRKRVIWISILGVAPFSLLLPHVGLAGTVVLTVFIGLILASAFSAILVYAQELLPGNVGLVAGLFFGLAFGAAGIGSALLGHLADHTSIATVFDLAAWFPLIGLLTAFLPEVEVRRPRPGAAGKSS, encoded by the coding sequence ATGAACGTCTTGTTCGCGCTCAGCGTCGCGCACCTGTTGAACGACACGTTCCAGGCGATGTTGCCGGCGATCTACCCGCTGCTGAAGGATTCGTATCACCTGACGTTCACGCAAATCGGTTTGATCACGCTGACCTACCAGCTGACGGGTTCGATGCTGCAGCCGGTGGTCGGCTACTTCACGGATCGACGGCCGCAGCCGTTTTCGCTGCCGGTGGGGATGACGTTCACGCTCGGTGGCATGGCCCTGCTGTCGCAGGCGCACACGTTCTCCCTGATGGCGCTCGCGGCCGGCATGATGGGCGTGGGCTCGTCGGTGTTTCATCCGGAGGCGTCGCGGGTGGCGCGCATGGCCTCGGGCGGGCGGCACGGCTTCGCGCAATCGCTCTTTCAGGTCGGCGGCAATTTCGGCACGTCGCTCGGGCCGTTGCTCGCGGCGGCGGTCATCATCCCGCGCGGGCAGGCGCACATCCTGTGGTTCACGTTGGTGGCGCTCGGCGGCATCGCGCTGCTGACGCGCATCGGCCAATGGTATCGGGCGAACATGCACCGGCTGAAGGTGCGGCCGGCGGCGCATGGCGACTTCGTGCCGGTGAAGCTGAGTCGCGGCAAAGTCGCGTGGGCGCTCGTCGTGCTCGTGGCGCTGATCTTCTCGAAATATTTCTATCTGATCAGCCTGACGAACTACTACACGTTCTATCTCATCGGAAAATTCGGCGTGTCGGTGCAGCTCTCGCAGGTTTACCTGTTCGTGTTCCTGTTCGCCGTGGCGGCGGGCACGATCATCGGCGGGCCGGTGGGCGATCGCATCGGACGCAAGCGCGTGATCTGGATCTCGATCCTCGGCGTGGCGCCGTTCTCGTTGCTGCTGCCGCACGTCGGGCTTGCGGGCACGGTGGTGCTGACGGTCTTCATCGGTCTGATCCTTGCGTCGGCGTTCTCGGCGATTCTCGTTTACGCGCAGGAATTGTTACCGGGCAACGTCGGCCTCGTGGCCGGATTGTTCTTTGGGCTCGCGTTCGGCGCGGCCGGCATCGGCTCGGCGCTGCTCGGGCACCTGGCGGACCACACGAGCATCGCGACGGTGTTCGATCTCGCGGCGTGGTTTCCGTTGATCGGGTTGCTCACGGCGTTCCTGCCCGAGGTCGAGGTGCGGCGGCCGCGGCCGGGCGCCGCTGGGAAAAGCTCCTGA
- a CDS encoding amidase, which yields MKRLVLVFLASVALLRADFRWAEKSVAELQAEMAAGRVTSEQLTQDYLARVAEIDRAGPKLNAVLELNPDALAIARERDAERRAGKVRGPLHGVPFLVKDNLDTADRMQTTAGSLALVGQRVPRDAHVVAQLRAAGAVLLGKANMTEWANFRGNNSSSGWSGRGGQTRNPYALDRNPSGSSSGSAAAVSANLCAFAIGTETNGSIVSPASACGVVGFKPTVGLVSRSGIIPIAASQDTAGPIARSVADAALVLAAIAGPDERDDATREIPRATLAELTVPLPAHALRGARIGVVRGPFGIPARLDGALDHLVAQLRAAGAEVTDDVKIATLGKFGGATYDVLSYEFKDGLNRYLAEPGRVTPMKMLADVIAFNEAHAAEEMAFFGQQDLVAAEKRGPLTERAYLDALATCRRLARGEGLDATFAAGKFDALVMLTRGPAALTDHVLGESSAGGSSTMAAVAGYPSVTVPAAEMFGLPVGASFVGRAWDDAKLLALAADFETRTHARRAPEFLSAAKVP from the coding sequence ATGAAACGTCTCGTGCTGGTGTTCCTCGCCTCGGTCGCGCTGTTGCGGGCCGATTTTCGCTGGGCCGAAAAATCCGTCGCCGAACTCCAGGCCGAGATGGCGGCGGGACGCGTAACGTCCGAGCAACTCACGCAGGACTACCTCGCGCGCGTCGCGGAGATCGACCGCGCCGGCCCGAAACTCAATGCCGTGCTCGAACTGAATCCCGACGCGCTCGCCATCGCCCGTGAGCGCGACGCCGAGCGACGGGCGGGGAAAGTGCGCGGACCGTTGCACGGCGTCCCGTTTCTTGTGAAGGACAATCTCGACACGGCGGATCGCATGCAGACGACGGCCGGTTCGCTCGCCCTCGTCGGCCAGCGGGTTCCGCGCGATGCGCACGTCGTGGCGCAGCTGCGCGCCGCCGGCGCGGTCTTGCTCGGGAAGGCGAACATGACCGAGTGGGCGAATTTCCGGGGCAACAATTCCAGCAGCGGTTGGAGCGGTCGTGGCGGACAGACGCGCAATCCCTACGCGCTCGACCGCAATCCGTCCGGCTCGAGCTCCGGCTCGGCCGCGGCGGTGTCCGCGAATTTGTGCGCGTTCGCCATCGGCACGGAGACGAACGGCTCGATCGTTTCGCCGGCATCGGCGTGCGGCGTGGTCGGTTTCAAGCCCACCGTCGGACTCGTGAGCCGCAGCGGCATCATTCCCATCGCGGCTTCGCAGGACACGGCCGGGCCGATCGCGCGCAGCGTCGCGGACGCCGCCCTTGTGCTCGCCGCGATCGCCGGCCCGGACGAACGCGACGACGCGACGCGGGAAATCCCGCGCGCAACGCTCGCCGAGCTCACGGTGCCATTGCCGGCGCACGCGCTGCGCGGTGCACGCATCGGCGTGGTGCGCGGACCGTTCGGCATTCCGGCGCGGCTCGACGGCGCGCTCGACCACCTCGTCGCCCAACTGCGCGCCGCCGGGGCCGAAGTGACCGACGACGTGAAGATCGCTACGCTGGGCAAGTTCGGCGGCGCGACCTACGACGTGCTTTCCTACGAGTTCAAGGACGGCCTGAACCGCTACCTCGCCGAGCCGGGCCGCGTGACGCCGATGAAGATGCTCGCCGACGTGATCGCCTTCAACGAGGCGCATGCGGCGGAGGAGATGGCGTTTTTCGGGCAACAGGATCTGGTCGCGGCCGAGAAACGCGGACCACTCACCGAGCGTGCCTATCTCGACGCGCTGGCGACATGCCGCCGCCTCGCGCGCGGTGAGGGCCTTGACGCGACGTTCGCCGCCGGAAAATTCGACGCGCTTGTCATGCTCACGCGCGGTCCGGCGGCGTTGACGGATCATGTGCTGGGCGAGAGCAGCGCTGGCGGCAGTTCGACGATGGCGGCGGTGGCCGGATATCCGAGCGTGACGGTGCCGGCGGCGGAGATGTTCGGACTTCCGGTGGGAGCGTCCTTCGTCGGCCGCGCGTGGGACGACGCGAAACTGCTCGCGCTCGCCGCCGATTTCGAGACGCGCACGCACGCGCGGCGCGCGCCGGAGTTTTTGTCCGCAGCCAAGGTGCCGTGA
- a CDS encoding phosphatidylserine decarboxylase: protein MPSTPEEPIRYFHRAKRVVETETVYGEKWLRWTYESALGRASLNALVRRAWLSRYYGWRMSMADSTRRILPFIIEYGLDVDEFAKSPFVFKSFNEFFYRGLKEGARPIAAADDERVAVLPADGRHLAFQNVDGAEGFYAKGQRFDLASFLGEAHLPEEKRVLSREFAGGSLLISRLCPVDYHRFHFPVGGMPGEAQLINGWLYSVSPIALRRNLAYLWENKRMVTLVESPAFGRVAVCEIGATMVGTIFQSYVSGRAVAKGAEKGLFRFGGSCVVTIFQPGRITFDRDLVEQSASQLEVYARMGERLGVATR, encoded by the coding sequence ATGCCGTCGACGCCCGAGGAGCCCATCCGCTATTTCCACCGCGCCAAACGCGTCGTCGAGACCGAGACGGTCTACGGCGAAAAATGGCTGCGCTGGACCTACGAGAGCGCACTCGGCCGCGCCTCGCTCAACGCCCTCGTGCGTCGTGCCTGGCTCTCGCGCTACTACGGCTGGCGGATGTCGATGGCGGACAGCACGCGCCGCATCCTGCCGTTCATCATCGAATACGGGCTCGACGTGGACGAGTTCGCGAAGAGCCCGTTCGTTTTCAAATCGTTCAACGAGTTCTTTTATCGCGGGCTGAAGGAGGGCGCGCGGCCGATCGCCGCGGCAGACGACGAACGTGTGGCGGTGTTACCCGCGGACGGGCGCCATCTCGCGTTCCAGAACGTCGACGGCGCGGAAGGCTTCTACGCGAAGGGCCAGCGGTTCGACCTCGCGTCGTTCCTCGGCGAAGCGCATCTGCCCGAGGAGAAACGCGTGCTTTCGCGCGAGTTTGCCGGCGGCTCGCTGCTCATCTCGCGACTCTGCCCGGTCGACTACCATCGCTTCCATTTTCCGGTGGGCGGCATGCCCGGTGAAGCACAGCTGATCAACGGCTGGCTCTACTCGGTCTCGCCGATCGCGCTGCGCCGCAACCTCGCCTACCTCTGGGAAAACAAGCGCATGGTCACGCTCGTCGAATCGCCGGCGTTCGGCCGCGTCGCAGTGTGCGAGATCGGTGCGACGATGGTCGGCACGATTTTCCAATCCTACGTGTCGGGCCGCGCGGTCGCGAAGGGCGCGGAGAAGGGCCTGTTCCGTTTCGGCGGCTCGTGCGTCGTCACGATCTTCCAGCCGGGTCGCATCACGTTCGACCGCGATCTCGTCGAGCAGAGCGCCAGCCAGCTCGAGGTCTACGCGCGGATGGGCGAGCGGCTCGGCGTGGCGACGCGCTGA
- a CDS encoding YchJ family protein, whose product MSLCPCGSGLNFDACCGPIIAGAPAPTAEALMRSRYTAHVKHEIGHLERTLSADQRKTFDAPAAKKWSEESEWLGLTISRTEQGGADDKIGAVEFTAKFKMQGEEHEHFEIALFGREDDRWVYTGQVNGPGTTYRREQPKVGRNDPCPCGSGKKYKKCCGAAA is encoded by the coding sequence ATGAGTCTCTGCCCTTGTGGTTCCGGTCTGAACTTCGATGCCTGCTGCGGTCCGATCATCGCGGGCGCTCCTGCGCCCACGGCCGAAGCGCTGATGCGCTCGCGCTACACCGCGCACGTCAAACACGAGATCGGCCACCTCGAACGCACACTGAGCGCCGATCAGCGCAAGACCTTCGACGCTCCCGCCGCCAAGAAATGGTCCGAGGAATCCGAGTGGCTCGGCCTGACCATCTCCCGCACCGAGCAGGGCGGCGCCGACGACAAGATCGGCGCGGTCGAGTTCACCGCGAAGTTCAAGATGCAGGGCGAGGAGCACGAACATTTCGAAATCGCGCTCTTCGGTCGCGAGGACGACCGCTGGGTCTACACCGGCCAGGTCAACGGCCCCGGCACGACCTACCGTCGCGAGCAGCCGAAGGTCGGCCGCAACGACCCCTGCCCCTGCGGCAGCGGCAAGAAATACAAGAAGTGCTGCGGCGCCGCGGCCTGA
- a CDS encoding DUF4260 domain-containing protein, protein MDTSFARLWLRAEGLVALALATVLYRHNQLPWLWFGVLFLAPDLSMIGYAAGPRIGARAYNIAHSYLLPGALVALTLGLGDHFPFARDLLGVALIWCAHIGFDRALGYGLKSVEGFRFTHLGRIGRER, encoded by the coding sequence ATGGACACCTCATTTGCCCGCCTCTGGCTGCGTGCGGAAGGCCTCGTTGCGCTCGCGCTGGCGACGGTGCTCTACCGTCACAACCAGCTCCCGTGGCTCTGGTTCGGCGTGCTCTTCCTCGCGCCCGATCTCTCGATGATCGGCTACGCCGCGGGCCCGCGGATCGGCGCACGCGCCTACAACATCGCGCACTCCTACCTGCTGCCCGGCGCCTTGGTCGCGTTGACCTTGGGCCTCGGCGACCACTTTCCTTTTGCACGCGACCTGCTGGGCGTCGCGTTGATCTGGTGCGCGCACATCGGCTTCGATCGCGCCCTCGGCTACGGCTTGAAATCGGTCGAGGGTTTCCGCTTCACGCACCTCGGCCGGATCGGCCGCGAACGCTGA
- the clcA gene encoding H(+)/Cl(-) exchange transporter ClcA — translation MKRRHIVVKAVLVGVIAGVLASIFRLALERAEIWREHAVASVGGWGLPVSIALSAAAGALGVWLVRRFAPHASGSGIPQLKSILLRESTPEWRRLLPVKFFGGLLTTGSGFALGREGPTVQMGSGIGHMVSELFKVREGEGERRALMSAGAGAGLGAAFNAPLSGVVFVLEELHGNFTPVMFVAAFLASVSGDVVARLLTNELPVFHLSGMIAPGVATVPWAALLGVLAGAFGVFFNRVLLLTLDFRDRAVRWSGWAIGGAVGAIVGLAAWLVPGLAGSGGPLVQAALAGQIALGALPLFIVARFCLTMVSYSSGAAGGIFAPLLGLGALGGLLFGAGVHAVVPHGAAGLTPAIFCVLGMGAMFTAIVRAPLTGIVLMIELTGVYGFMLPLLVACLTAYGVAEALGNTPIYEALRLRSRAPTAPTAAPAATA, via the coding sequence GTGAAACGCCGTCACATCGTGGTGAAGGCGGTGCTCGTGGGCGTCATCGCGGGCGTGCTCGCCTCGATCTTTCGCCTCGCGCTGGAGCGGGCGGAAATCTGGCGGGAGCACGCGGTCGCCAGCGTGGGCGGGTGGGGATTGCCGGTGTCGATCGCGTTGAGCGCGGCGGCGGGAGCGCTCGGCGTCTGGCTGGTGCGCCGGTTCGCGCCGCACGCGTCGGGCAGCGGCATTCCGCAGCTGAAATCGATCCTGTTGCGCGAGTCGACGCCGGAGTGGCGGCGGTTGCTGCCGGTGAAATTTTTCGGCGGCCTGCTCACTACCGGCAGCGGATTCGCGCTCGGACGCGAGGGTCCGACCGTGCAGATGGGCAGCGGCATCGGGCACATGGTTTCGGAGCTGTTCAAGGTGCGCGAAGGCGAGGGCGAGCGCCGTGCGCTGATGAGCGCGGGCGCGGGCGCGGGGCTCGGCGCGGCGTTCAACGCGCCGCTGTCGGGCGTGGTGTTCGTGCTGGAGGAACTGCACGGAAATTTCACGCCGGTGATGTTCGTTGCGGCCTTCCTCGCCTCGGTGTCGGGCGACGTGGTGGCACGCCTGCTGACGAACGAGCTGCCGGTGTTTCACCTGAGCGGAATGATCGCACCCGGCGTCGCGACGGTGCCGTGGGCGGCGTTGCTCGGCGTGCTGGCGGGAGCTTTCGGCGTGTTTTTCAACCGCGTGCTGCTGCTGACGCTCGATTTTCGCGATCGCGCGGTGCGCTGGTCGGGCTGGGCGATCGGCGGCGCGGTGGGTGCCATTGTCGGCTTGGCCGCGTGGCTGGTGCCGGGATTGGCCGGCTCGGGCGGCCCGCTCGTCCAGGCGGCGTTGGCGGGGCAGATCGCGCTGGGCGCGCTGCCGCTGTTCATCGTGGCGCGGTTTTGCCTGACGATGGTGAGTTACAGCTCGGGGGCGGCCGGCGGCATCTTCGCGCCGCTGCTCGGGCTCGGTGCGCTGGGCGGCTTGTTGTTCGGCGCGGGCGTGCATGCCGTCGTGCCGCATGGTGCGGCGGGGCTGACGCCGGCGATTTTCTGCGTGCTGGGCATGGGCGCGATGTTCACCGCGATCGTCCGCGCGCCGCTCACCGGCATCGTGCTGATGATCGAGTTGACTGGCGTCTACGGCTTCATGCTGCCGCTGCTGGTCGCGTGTCTCACGGCCTACGGCGTGGCCGAGGCGCTCGGCAATACGCCGATCTACGAGGCGCTGCGGTTGCGCAGCCGCGCGCCGACCGCGCCGACGGCAGCGCCGGCGGCCACGGCGTGA
- a CDS encoding iron-containing alcohol dehydrogenase, with the protein MENFVYQNPTRILFGRGQIAALATELPVDARVLLLAGGGSIKENGVHAQVVKALGTRTVKEFWGVEANPDYDTLMRAVEIVKAEKLDWILPVGGGSVLDGAKFVAAAALYPHDPWTILTERAARVTAALPIGAVLTLPATGSESNGASVVSRRAIKEKLAFISPHVFPRFSVLDPETTFSLPARQVANGIGDAFCHVIEQYLTFPAQAAVQDRFAEGILRTLVEIGPKTLANPTDYDTRANFVWAATTALNGWISVGVPQDWATHIIGHELTALHGIDHARTLAVVLPSLLQVERAAKRGKLLQYAERVWDLRTGNEDARIDAAIEKTRAFYESLGIKTRLADYDVPVAVAAEVSRRLAARGLSAFGDRGLITPAKVEQILRAAA; encoded by the coding sequence ATGGAAAATTTCGTCTACCAGAACCCCACACGCATCCTCTTCGGCCGTGGCCAGATCGCCGCACTCGCCACCGAGTTGCCCGTCGATGCCCGCGTGCTCCTGCTGGCCGGCGGCGGCAGCATCAAGGAGAACGGCGTCCATGCGCAGGTCGTGAAGGCGCTCGGCACGCGCACCGTGAAGGAATTCTGGGGCGTCGAAGCCAATCCCGACTACGACACGCTGATGCGCGCCGTGGAAATCGTGAAAGCCGAGAAGCTCGACTGGATCCTGCCGGTCGGCGGCGGCTCGGTGCTCGACGGCGCGAAGTTCGTCGCCGCCGCCGCGCTCTATCCGCACGACCCGTGGACGATTCTCACCGAGCGCGCCGCGCGCGTCACCGCGGCGCTGCCGATCGGTGCCGTCCTCACGCTGCCCGCCACCGGCTCGGAATCGAACGGCGCCTCCGTCGTCTCGCGCCGCGCGATCAAGGAGAAGCTCGCGTTCATCTCGCCGCATGTGTTCCCGCGTTTCTCCGTGCTCGATCCGGAGACGACGTTCTCGCTGCCCGCACGCCAGGTCGCGAACGGCATCGGCGACGCCTTCTGCCATGTCATCGAGCAATACCTCACCTTTCCCGCGCAGGCCGCGGTGCAGGACCGTTTCGCCGAGGGCATTCTTCGCACCCTGGTCGAGATCGGCCCGAAGACGCTGGCCAACCCCACCGACTACGACACGCGCGCGAACTTCGTCTGGGCCGCCACGACTGCGTTGAATGGCTGGATCTCCGTCGGCGTGCCGCAGGACTGGGCCACGCACATCATCGGTCACGAGCTCACCGCGTTGCACGGCATCGACCACGCCCGCACCCTCGCGGTCGTGCTGCCATCGCTGCTCCAAGTCGAACGCGCGGCCAAGCGCGGCAAACTCCTCCAATACGCCGAGCGCGTCTGGGATCTGCGCACCGGCAACGAGGACGCGCGCATCGACGCCGCGATCGAAAAGACCCGCGCCTTCTACGAATCGCTCGGCATCAAGACGCGCCTCGCCGACTACGACGTGCCGGTCGCCGTCGCCGCGGAAGTGTCGCGCCGCCTCGCCGCGCGCGGGCTGTCGGCCTTCGGTGACCGCGGGCTCATCACGCCAGCGAAGGTCGAGCAGATTCTCCGCGCCGCGGCCTAG
- a CDS encoding transporter substrate-binding domain-containing protein: MRLPLRLAGLICALVGLVALARADNAAAGARPRVGMLTDNYPFSFAQPDGKLTGFSTELTAEIESVMALRLERATGTTRDVHQRFETGEIELLQAYARFPERERRVDFSVPYLRMTGALFVRGRRAAVETLDDCRGRKVAVHRGSLGEAILRRANLEASIYIVDSVEDGLKAVARGEADATLVGRLSGAALAYHLGLTDVHAVDNDVSGYEVEYCYAVQKGDARLLAQVNEGLAILVRTGRFDRLYRKWFGHIEPAHYSAQDVTMFVAIGLTVALALALWTVWHLRRLQARLARQAEEFRAVFDGAHSGLLVLEPDAEQQLRIRQINPAARTLLVPDGSQAEGMRFGVLLGAEAALEREVRRASPPAEVRRFHYEKSQGSGWWHVSVGPLGRSLLVSVQDVTEQVRAREQLAQQEKRLLETQKLEAIGRLAGGIAHDFNNVLTAVLGHAELSLMSLPAGRPEIESMRQIIHGGRRARQLVQQILAFSRRSGATRQPVPVLPLVAETIDFLRVLGRGGIELEHNVAAQLPAILADPTQAHQVLMNIGTNAVQAMQGVGGRVTFTAEIVEIADAARSRVDSLAPGRYVRIGIQDDGPGMTPEIVSRVFEPFFSTKAPGHGTGLGLAVVHGIMQQHGGAVTVFSQPGRGTLFNVFFPVAPADAEAAARPPAEIPRGKGEQILLVDDDVAVVGTVRQILVQLGYRVTAFERPVAALAEFEARPADFALVLTDLTMPGMSGLQLIARIRAWKPTQPVLIASGFFTSAEELEAGKLRVTRLLHKPLAFAQLGEAIAAALASGKS, encoded by the coding sequence GTGCGGCTTCCCCTCCGTCTCGCCGGCCTGATTTGCGCGCTCGTTGGCCTCGTGGCCTTGGCGCGTGCGGATAACGCCGCCGCTGGCGCGCGGCCGCGTGTGGGCATGCTGACGGACAACTATCCGTTTTCGTTCGCCCAGCCGGACGGGAAGTTGACGGGTTTCTCCACCGAACTCACCGCGGAGATCGAGTCCGTCATGGCCTTGCGGCTCGAGCGCGCGACTGGCACCACGCGGGACGTCCACCAGCGTTTTGAGACGGGCGAGATCGAGTTGTTGCAGGCCTATGCGCGCTTTCCCGAGCGCGAGCGCCGGGTCGATTTTTCGGTGCCTTATTTGCGGATGACGGGCGCGCTCTTCGTGCGCGGGCGGCGCGCGGCCGTCGAGACGCTCGACGATTGTCGCGGGCGCAAAGTGGCGGTGCACCGCGGCAGCTTGGGCGAGGCGATCCTGCGGCGTGCGAATCTCGAGGCGTCGATCTACATTGTCGATTCGGTGGAGGACGGGCTCAAGGCGGTGGCGCGCGGCGAGGCCGATGCGACGCTGGTCGGCCGGCTCAGCGGCGCGGCGCTGGCGTATCATCTCGGGCTGACGGACGTGCATGCGGTCGACAACGACGTCTCGGGCTACGAGGTCGAATACTGCTACGCCGTGCAAAAAGGCGACGCGCGCCTGCTGGCACAGGTGAACGAAGGCCTCGCCATTCTCGTGCGCACGGGGCGGTTCGATCGCCTCTACCGGAAATGGTTCGGGCATATCGAGCCGGCCCACTATTCCGCGCAGGACGTGACGATGTTCGTGGCGATCGGTCTCACCGTGGCGCTGGCGCTCGCGTTGTGGACGGTGTGGCATCTGCGGCGATTGCAGGCGCGGCTCGCGCGTCAGGCGGAGGAATTCCGCGCCGTCTTCGATGGCGCGCACAGCGGACTGCTGGTGTTGGAGCCCGATGCGGAGCAGCAGTTGCGCATCCGGCAGATCAACCCGGCGGCGCGCACGCTGCTCGTGCCCGACGGGAGCCAGGCGGAGGGAATGCGCTTCGGGGTGTTGCTCGGCGCCGAGGCGGCGCTCGAACGCGAAGTGCGCCGCGCCTCGCCGCCGGCGGAGGTGCGCCGTTTCCATTACGAGAAATCGCAGGGCTCCGGCTGGTGGCATGTGTCGGTGGGGCCGCTCGGGCGTTCGCTGTTGGTCTCCGTCCAGGACGTGACGGAGCAGGTGCGCGCGCGCGAGCAGCTGGCGCAACAGGAGAAGCGTCTGCTCGAGACACAGAAACTCGAGGCCATCGGCCGGCTCGCCGGCGGCATAGCGCACGATTTCAACAACGTGCTCACCGCCGTGCTCGGCCACGCCGAGCTGAGCCTGATGTCGCTCCCGGCGGGGCGCCCGGAAATCGAGTCGATGCGGCAGATCATTCACGGCGGCCGCCGCGCGCGCCAGCTGGTGCAGCAGATCCTGGCCTTCTCCCGGCGCTCGGGCGCGACGCGCCAGCCGGTGCCGGTGTTGCCGTTGGTGGCCGAGACGATCGATTTCCTCCGCGTGCTCGGACGCGGCGGCATCGAGCTGGAACACAATGTGGCGGCGCAGCTGCCCGCCATTCTCGCCGATCCGACGCAGGCGCACCAGGTGTTGATGAACATCGGCACCAACGCGGTGCAGGCGATGCAAGGCGTGGGCGGGCGCGTCACTTTCACCGCGGAGATCGTCGAAATCGCGGATGCCGCGCGCTCGCGGGTCGATTCGCTCGCGCCCGGACGCTATGTCCGCATCGGCATCCAGGACGACGGTCCGGGCATGACGCCCGAGATCGTGTCGCGCGTCTTCGAGCCGTTCTTTTCGACCAAGGCGCCCGGTCATGGCACGGGTCTCGGCCTGGCGGTCGTGCACGGCATCATGCAGCAGCATGGCGGCGCGGTGACGGTCTTCAGCCAGCCCGGACGCGGCACGCTCTTCAACGTGTTCTTTCCCGTCGCGCCGGCGGACGCCGAGGCCGCGGCCCGGCCGCCGGCCGAGATCCCGCGCGGCAAGGGCGAACAGATTCTGCTCGTCGACGACGACGTGGCGGTCGTCGGCACGGTGCGGCAAATCCTCGTGCAGCTCGGCTACCGCGTCACCGCTTTCGAGCGACCGGTCGCGGCGCTGGCGGAGTTCGAGGCGCGACCGGCGGACTTCGCGCTCGTGCTCACGGATTTGACCATGCCGGGGATGAGCGGCTTGCAGCTGATCGCGCGCATCCGTGCATGGAAGCCGACGCAGCCGGTCCTGATCGCGAGCGGCTTTTTCACCAGCGCGGAGGAACTCGAAGCCGGCAAGCTTCGCGTCACGCGGTTGCTGCACAAGCCGCTCGCGTTCGCCCAGCTCGGCGAGGCGATCGCAGCCGCGCTGGCTTCCGGGAAAAGCTAG